TGACCTTGGGCAAACAAAAAAGTAACGATGAGTCGTTTTTCACCCTATTTCATACAAACTGACGGGTTTACATTTTGTGAAAGCCAAAGGGCGCCTTAAGCccacaatgtctgctgccaATGCTAAACATGGTGgaggatctgtaatggtatcgGCAGCCATCTTGTGGGAGTCTTTTTGGTCTGATGATTGCTCAGCATGGTCGTATATCTGCCAAGAaatatgaggccattttacaggaccaggtgCAACCTATGGTTAAAGTACTGTTCCCTcatgatgttccaatattccagTGTGACAGTGCCCCCACACCCTAACCTAAACATATTCAAGAGTGTGATTATGAAAACCAGGATGACACCAGATGCCTTCCATGGCCTCCAgaatcaccagatctgaacatcaTTCAACCTTTACGGGAGGTTCTGGAGGGCAGAGTGCCAAGTAGATTTTCAGCCCTTTCATCCCCCGAAGAACCGGAGGCTTTTCTTCTTCTTACCCTAATAAGCCTATAGCTTATATCCTGATAAATATCCTGATAAacacagttcaggacttgtATGACAGCGTTCCAAGAAGGACAggagctgttctgaaggcaTAGGGAGTCCGTACTCCTTATTAGGTCCTTCgtattaatatattgttagttgtttccattattttgtccacctCCTGTATATGTTTGGTTTACAGTAATAATTTCCTGTGAtttatgtatgtactgtattaaTGTACCCATGTGCTGACGTCTTGAttgtggtttgttttgtttgaggtGAATTTCCCGAAAGCTGCACAATAAAGAAATGTGTAGGACAGTTTCTCTGCTCGCTAGGTTTGCCAcctcctctctgtgtctgaGGGATCGCTCCTCCCTGTCTCATCTTGTGTTCGCCACCTCCTCTCTGTGACTGGGGGATTGTTCCTCCCTGTCTCTTGTAATCAcaatctcctcttctgtctctgaaGTATCGGGTCTCCTAATTCAGTCACTTGAGAGCCATtgcttactgtgtgtgtgtgtgtgtgtgtgtgtcatggcaGATAacgggtgagtgtgtgttggtgtggtccTATAGGTGAACAtgcagtgggtgtgtgtgaaacaGGGGCCAGGCACCTCCGTCTTGCTGATGAACACCTTGGCCTGGGTCTGGACAGGTCAGTCACATGACACACAACAACAGAGATTAGGAATAATAGTCAGCAGcgtttctcaaaatgttttgtgccaGGAACTGCCATTATTCCTCTGGGGACTGCTTGGGATCAATTTGGGCTTGTTAAGTAATGTGATTAAATAAGAGTGCATTTGTTTAAAAGGCTACTCCTCTAATAATGATCACAATCAGAtgtgttttataaagccctttttgtaCCCAGCCTAAAACACCAAAGGGAAAGTAACAACAATGTATTGATgctcagtggctaggaaaactcccTGGTAGAGTGGGAATCTAGGATTTGTAGTAAACCCAATTAAATAACACATGTTCTATTTTTTAAGTAGACAAACAAATTGCAATTGGAAGGTATCAACCCAGTATCAAGCCATTACTGGGTGTAGAAAAGAGGACATGAATTGCTTTCAATTGCAAATTAGCCACAGTCATGGTCAATGTGTCCTATGAAGCAGATTAATACACTGTGTTCCTGAGAGTCTCGCCTTAAATGGGAGTCTCGCCTTAAATGGGAGTCTCGCCTTAAATGGGAGTCTCGCCTTAAATGGGAGTCTCGCCTTAAATGGGAGTCTCGCCTTAAATGGGAGTCTCGCCTTAAATGGGAGTCTCGCCTTAAATGGGAGTCTCGCCTTAAATGGGAGTCTCGCCTTAAATGGGAGTCTCGCCTTAAATGGGAGTCTCGCCTTAAATGGGAGTCTCGCCTTAAATGGGAGTCTCGCCTTAAATGGGAGTCTCGCCTTAAATGGGAGTCTCGCCTTAAATGGGAGTCTCGCCTTAAATGGGAGTCTCGCCTTAAATGGGAGTCTCGCCTTAAATGGGAGTCTCGCCTTAAATGGGAGTCTCGCCTTAAATGGGAGTCTCGCCTTAAATGGGAGTCTCGCCTTAAATGGGAGTCTCGCCTTGTGGATAGCTCATACCATTCAAAAGCTAGAATTAGTTAATTTGTAGAAGTGAAGTGTAAAGCACTTTATGTGCCAACTGCTAAATTCACTTGCTAGTATGTGCGTGCCTCTGGCTACATGCAATCTGTTGAACTTCCTATTAGGATTGTGTCACGGACAGCAGGCATTCCTTCATGGACCGGCTGTGGTCCACGACCAGGGTTTGAGAAATGCTGCTTTACGGTGTGGTGGTGAAGATGTGCACAATAAACAACTGAAAGCTTGATTGACATGGACTTCATATTTTTTAACATCTCCACATTCCAGGTGCAATTGAACATGTCCCCAAAATAGATGGTCAGCATCGTGCTGCACTCACTCTGAAAGAGAATGTCACCCACAAGTTCAACTGCCAATCGGAGGGCTGGAATCCTCAGGCCCCGCCCCTGCTGACGTGGTACCTCAACGGGGAACGCCAGAGACCACCGTCCGAGAAACATGCAGCAGGGCGCCTGATGATCACCTCACACGAGGAGTCTGGAATGACGAAGCCGAACTCCAAGCACAACAGCACCTTCTCTCTGAGAGCCAGGAAGTGGGACAGGGAGTTGGTGTGCGCCGTCTCTGGCCCTCACAGTGGAGAGAGCTACAACGCCACCGTCACTCTCAATGTGCAGTGTGAGTGGAGTTGCATATGGATTGACTGGCTGTTCGTGGCaaggaaaatgtgtttacatgaCTCTCCGTGGCTGTTTAGTTTTCAATTATATTTACAGTTAAAGGAGAAtttgatgtttttccatttgatGTTAGGCTGCGCATGCTTACACACCCTGATTTCTTccatcaatttttttttttttagctaacTGTCGCCAACCGTGATGTTGGTAGTGGCTGTAACCATGGATCACAGTTTTCTCGGCCCATAGTCTACCTTCAGGGTGAGAAACCATCTAATATCAAGTTGGAAAAATGCTATATTCTCCTTTAAGGCCAGATGTAAACAAATGACCAAACCCAGTCCAGTTCCTCTGTCTTCACTGGGATTATTTTCACTGGGCCAGTTGGCCACAATGGTATTTCATCAGCGTCTCCTTTGGTTTCACCGATCTAGGGAACTGAATGCCAGCCATTCACGTGATCGTCTTTGTGTCCTCTGCCTTTGACATCCCAGTCCAGCCAGAGATTCTGCGTGTGACTGCACACTACACAGAAACCTCAGAACCCGGCCTCTCCCTGGTCCTCTTTGCTTTGGTACGATCCAACCCCCCCGCCCACATTACCTGGGTGGACCATTCGGGCCAGCAGGTGGCCAACACATCCGACTTCCTCATCCTGGACTCGAGAAGCTATCCCTGGCTGACCAACCACACACTTCGGGTTAACCTAGGCAGCCTGTCAGGAAATGTCTCTGTGAATGCCAGTAACAGTATTGGTGCTGTGCAAAGCAACCTAACTTTGGCAGGTCTGACAGGTTAATATCACTTTCgccattttattttcactattttGACGACTAGAGTCAAACTGTGCTTGcgtgtgtattttcttttctgccGAGGGTTGGATGTATAATCAGGAAAGCTGAGTTAGTCTTGCCTTGGCTCATCTTGACAATGTGTAAAGCCTCTTTATCTGTCCAGATCAAAATCTGTCTATTCATTTCCCTCCTGTTCCTGTACTTCCCAGAATTCCTCCAGTCCAGGGTGGAGGTGTCAGTACTGGGCATCCTGACAGGGGGCGCTGTGGGCTTTATCACCCTCCTCGTCCTCAGCCTTCTGGTGCTCTGCCTTCTGCACAAGAACAAGACGAAAGCCATCGTCGGTGAGATGCGGGTACAAGCAAGATGGCTGAGTGGGAACAGCTGTATTCTGTTGATGAAATCGAATGGGTGCTACATGTCACTAaagattgtgtttgtgtcttttgcAGATGAGCCAATAGAGATTATAATGGAGAAGAAACGGTAAGCCACTTGATTTAGTCATTCTatctgtcgtgtgtgtgtgtgtttctttagatGCCTTTGTATTGTACACAAAAGTACATTCTGTATGAATGCATGTACAATAATGCTTCTCTATATGCTTTTACAGTATAGTTTACAAGGTAAGTGTCTGTATATTAAGATGATTCACATGGGTGTGTTCAAtaggaaacaaaaataaaccaaaatgaGTGGGGACGTGCCTAACTTACCAATAAGaaactcacttttgttgcaagGTTGTTTTCCTACGATGGGCTCTAATGAACAAGCCTCACGATTGTTGTTTCAGTATCGAGTCGCCCACTGTGAAGATTGACAAGATGCATTTACCCAGAGAGAACATGTCCTTACCTTCCAACCTACAACTGAACGACCTCAACACCCTGCGTAAAGGTAAGACAGTCAGATGGAAACTGAGCGGCCATTTTGGTGCCCCAGGCATCGGCTCCTGTCCCTGAGTCCCAGTGGCTCCCTCCCATCCGTTGCCCAACTTCTCGCTGTCTCCCTGTAGCACGGGAGGCCGCCAGACATCGCCTGGGTGAGGCGAGGAGGGacgatgaggaagatgaggaccTGTCTGCCGCCTACGCTGCCAGGGGTGAGATGAGCCGTGGGGCTTGGGTCCATTTCCTGTCACTGACATTTTGGGCCCCTTCTGGCCTCCCCACGCATATTAAGGACTTtctgtttatatattttaagtgGTTGGGAATAGTTTCAATTTGTTTAtgcataagtgtgtgtgtgcttgtttttatatcctcttGGGGGCAGAATGTCTCCATAGGTATAGTAAACCCTGAAAAACATgccttgtggggacattttggaGGGCCACATGAgacaaaagtcaatttccggcttagggtttaggtttagggtcaaacttacaatacattttagagttagaTTTAGGGGTTCtctaaggtccaggcgttgttggttatgtttagggttaaggttaggcataaatgttactttatttaggttaaggttagggtttggtttggtttaggttagggttaggttagggttagggttaagatcagggcaagggagcatgcaattatGATTTTCAGGTCCCCATGAGGATGTAAaaacagacgtgtgtgtgtgtgtgtgtgtgtgtgtgtgtgtgtgtgtgtgtgtgtgtgtgtgtgtgtgtgtgaggttctGATTTGTCATTTGTTGTTGAACTTGCCTCCAGGCTTTGCACGCTACCCTATGATTGGCTACATCTACAAGGTGAACAGCATGAGCAGTGACGAGATCTGGCTCTGACAGCAGTCCCACCCACGGGCGGCGGGGTCAACCCACACCTTGACCAACAGGAACCTCAGAACGGCTGCCAATTAGCCTTTCCCATCTTCAACAGGACCAATAGAGATGCCGAGATAAGCTGGGCGAACCTTCCAGTTGGATAGTGTAGGTGGCTATAGTATTAGAAAAGTTGTCCATGTAAATCTATTACAACAGGTAATCACATTCCATCTTGAttcatgggggaggggggggaatAATTCTTTGTCGGTTGGCGTGTGTTTTCTATTGGTTCCCGATGTGCCTGTGTTGACCATTTATATGGTATCACAAATGGATCAGAAACAAGGCTAAGACCTCTTACTGCCACAGACTGAACCATCTGAACCGGGTCTGGGACGGACACATTTAGATGGCCCGCTGGCCCGGCCAACGCCCTCAACGTCCATGTCTTCATACCTGTCTGTGGACCTCATACCGTGCCCATGGGCTCCTGTCACACCCTGGAATGCTTTGTGTTCTGAATATAACATATATGTTATGTTATCCTCATGAGCATGTCCCTGACAATGTATGTAAACTGATGCTGTATATCTCtggttatatactgtacatgtaaaaGATAGATATTAAACCCTGTGTATTTGTATATTACATCTGTGTATATTTGTATGcaatatgtatatgtgtataaaataaatctaaGAAATTCtattatgaaatgtattattattattttttattcttccaGCAGGGTGCACTGTCCTCAGTCTGTCAAGTAGTCTAGTTAAGATGGAGGCTAATGGACCAACTCTGTGTCTACTTGTCTTCATAATGCTACTGGCAGAAGTCGTAGGTCTGGCCTTGTTCACTGGTCCTGCTGTACAGTCAGTGCTGGCCCACATCAGTTTGCCATCCCTTGTGGA
The sequence above is a segment of the Esox lucius isolate fEsoLuc1 chromosome 1, fEsoLuc1.pri, whole genome shotgun sequence genome. Coding sequences within it:
- the LOC105011107 gene encoding transmembrane protein 25, with the translated sequence PPSADCAKVNMQWVCVKQGPGTSVLLMNTLAWVWTGAIEHVPKIDGQHRAALTLKENVTHKFNCQSEGWNPQAPPLLTWYLNGERQRPPSEKHAAGRLMITSHEESGMTKPNSKHNSTFSLRARKWDRELVCAVSGPHSGESYNATVTLNVQFQPEILRVTAHYTETSEPGLSLVLFALVRSNPPAHITWVDHSGQQVANTSDFLILDSRSYPWLTNHTLRVNLGSLSGNVSVNASNSIGAVQSNLTLAGLTEFLQSRVEVSVLGILTGGAVGFITLLVLSLLVLCLLHKNKTKAIVDEPIEIIMEKKRIESPTVKIDKMHLPRENMSLPSNLQLNDLNTLRKAREAARHRLGEARRDDEEDEDLSAAYAARGFARYPMIGYIYKVNSMSSDEIWL